Genomic segment of Ruegeria sp. TM1040:
TGATGATCAGTGGGCGAGGCCGAAGGGGTAAGCCCCCGCGGTTCATGCCAAGCAAAGCATACCAGAAATGATGCCATTGCGCACCGTCGCTCAGGCCGAGCGCGGTTCGGCATCCCGCCCCATGCCCCGCCCAGCGCATACGCCGGACGGGATCGGTGTTGCAAAACCTGCGCCGGGCTTAGCGCAACAAGAACCGCTCCAGGAGGTAGCCGTTCTGGTATGGGGTCGTCGCGGTGCGCTCCATTGTCACCGCCGGGGCATCTGCGCCAAAGAGCGGCACGCCTTGACCCAAGACACAGGGCGCGCGTTTGAGGATGAGCCTGTCGATCAGCTGATGCTTGAGCATCCAACCCGCAAAGGCGCCGCCCCCGCAGAGATAGACAGGCCCCTCGGCGCGCGCGATCTCGGCGCGGAGGCCCTCGGCGCCGGGGCGTTTCAGGACAGTAACCTCGGAGGTCTCGGGCAATTGCAGACTGTCGGAAACCACAATCGACCGCATGTGCGGATAGGGGTTTTGACCGGGCTCCATACCGAATTCATATCCGAACTCGTAGGTCTTGCGCCCCATGAGCGCCAGTTTATAGCCACCGAGCCGGTTGTAGTAGTCTTCGACGACCGGGCCTTCATGGGCGAATTTCGAAATGTCTCCGGCCGGACCGGAGATAAAGCCGTCGAGCGAGACGGCGACATCATAGATGACGGGATGCATGCTGTGCTCCTGCGTGAGAGTTCCAGTAAAGCCCGTGGGCTTTGATTGTCGTGGAACTTACTTGGTCACTGTCAGGGCACTCCTCTTGCGTGGAAGGACGCTAGCAGGCGCGTAGGTCAGGCGCAACGGGCGCGCACCGCTGTGAAGGGTAAAGGGGAAATACCGGCCCATTTCTGCGTTGAGCTGGGGACCGGCGGGGAAACTGGGGACCGGAGGGGAAACTGGGGACCGGAGGGGAAAAGGGGATCTGTGCGGATACTTTCAACGAGCGCTGCCTGCAAATGGCGAACGGCCTTCCACGCCACGCAAAGTTGGCGCAAGAAGTTTCATGAGCCCACTTTCCGAAAGCTCCGTAGATCCTCGAGTTTTGTGAGATTTGGACTGCAACCGCCTTCAGAATTGATCGAGCAAAGCGCGTGCTGATTTCACGTTGATTGCGTTTGAGGAACACAGACCAGAGACGCGCTTGCTCACGGCTCCGTCGTCTCGGTTTGACTGGGCGCTTGTGCTGGTCGTAGCCTCTTACAATCTGAGATCAAAGCGGGCGCACAATGACATGGCACCAGCTTTTGCAACGCGCAAGAGAGCGTGCTGTTGCAAGCCATACCCTAAAACAAAAGACACCCTCTCCTTTGATGCAACGTCGCGGCTAGCTACCTGAACAAGGACTTCTGATCCGGGTGCGGCTGCGTGGGTGTCTCGGGACGGTCCGTCGACACAGCATCAACCAGCGCACGGATATCTGTGGCCAAATCAGGGCACAGTCCTTGCAAACGCGCGGCCTCCTGCGCTGCAAAACTGATGTCGCGCGCGCTCATGTGAAACGGCACGTCCTCGTCTGCCTCCAAGGTTTCGAGCATCTCTTCGATTGACCAGCCATCGGCCAGAAACCCGAGCGCCCGCTCAAAACTCTCGTGCTCGGGATGCTCCCAAGCGGTAACTCCGCGCAAGTAGTGAGCAGCCTGCGCGCGATCTGCGCCCTCGATCAACGTGTTCAACGCACGACAGACCTGCACGGCCCATGGTTCGATCCAAACCACCAGCGCCTCAAACAGCGCATCCGCAGGCGGGATCATCGCGGGTGGGGCCGAGACATGCCAGTGACCCAGATCCGCCCCCGAGAGCGGCAATCCTTCGTAGGCGCAGTAGCTTGCAGGCGTGCGTTTGGCCAGAGCGAGAAGATGGGCGAAAAAATCAAAGAGCGGTGCCACCGCATCCGCGTGGCGACCTGCGATCTGCCAGAGCCACGGCAATGCCGCCCAAGTGGCCGGGTAGAGCGATTCCTGATGATAAAGGCGGTCCCACAGCAACATGTTGCACAGCTCCGGGTCCCATTCCGCTAGGAGGCTGGAAAGAGGTCCCCGCACATCCTCCACGCCGTGAGCGCCGGGCAAATGGTCCCAAAGCGGATCATCAAGTGAAAGTTGCATCGTGGGAATATCCGAACTGTAATATGCTCGGACTGTTACATAACATGCGGCACAGAAAAACCCCGCCCGACGGACCTGTCGGGCGGGGCCTCAATTCTGTATGTGCCGGTGGCTTCAGAAGCCGCGCGGCGTGGGGTGGTTGGCGTAGATCGCGGCGATTTTCTTTACCGCGTCTTCCGGGCTCATTTCTTCGCTTTCGCCGGTACGGCGGCTGGTCACTTCGACGACGCCGTTCTTCAGACCGCGCGGGCCGACGGTGATGCGCCATGGCAGGCCAATGAGATCCATGCTGGCGAATTTGCCGCCCGCACGTTCCTTGCGATCATCATAAAGCGGCTCCAGACCGATGGCGGTGAGCGCCGCATAGAGCTGCTCGCAGGCGGCATCCGCTTCATCGTCGCCCTGCTTGAGGTTCACGATGCCGCAGTGGAAGGGGGTCACACCTTCGGGCCAGATGATGCCCTTGTCGTCGTGGCTGGCCTCGATGATGGCGCCGAGAAGACGCGACACACCAATCCCGTGCGAGCCCATGTGGACCGGCACGCTCTGGCCATCGGCGGTCTGCACGGTGGCGCCCAGCGCCTCGGAGTATTTGGTGCCGAAGTAGAAGATCTGGCCGACCTCGATCCCGCGCGCGACGCGGCGGCGCTCTTCTGGGACCGCGTTGAACAGCGCCTCGTCGTGGGTCTCGTCGGTGCGGGCGTAACGTGAGGTGAACTCTTCGAGCACCGCCTGACACTGTTCAACATTGTCATAGTCGATCTCGCGGGCGCCGAACGTCAGATCGGTGATCTCGCTGTCATAAAAGACCTCCGATTCGCCGGTTTCAGCCAGCACGAGGAATTCGTGGGTGTAGTCGCCACCAATCGGGCCACCATCGGCGCGCATCGGGATCGCCTGTAGCCCCATGCGCTCATAGGTGCGCAGGTAGGTGACCAGATGGCGGTTGTAGGCGTGCAGCGCGTCCTCTTTGGTGAGGTCGAAGTTGTAACCGTCCTTCATGTAGAATTCGCGCCCCCGCATCACGCCAAAGCGCGGGCGGATCTCGTCGCGGAACTTCCACTGGATCTGATACATCGTCAGCGGCAGGTCTTTGTAGCTTGAGACATTGGCGCGGAAGATGTCGGTGATGAGTTCCTCGGCGGTTGGCGTAAAGAGCATGTCGC
This window contains:
- a CDS encoding dihydrofolate reductase family protein; protein product: MHPVIYDVAVSLDGFISGPAGDISKFAHEGPVVEDYYNRLGGYKLALMGRKTYEFGYEFGMEPGQNPYPHMRSIVVSDSLQLPETSEVTVLKRPGAEGLRAEIARAEGPVYLCGGGAFAGWMLKHQLIDRLILKRAPCVLGQGVPLFGADAPAVTMERTATTPYQNGYLLERFLLR
- the proS gene encoding proline--tRNA ligase; amino-acid sequence: MRLSRYFLPVLKETPSEAQVVSHRYMLRAGMIKQSAAGIYSWLPLGYRVLKKIEGIVHEEQMRAGHIPMLMPTIQSADLWRESGRYDAYGEEMLRIRDRHDRDMLFTPTAEELITDIFRANVSSYKDLPLTMYQIQWKFRDEIRPRFGVMRGREFYMKDGYNFDLTKEDALHAYNRHLVTYLRTYERMGLQAIPMRADGGPIGGDYTHEFLVLAETGESEVFYDSEITDLTFGAREIDYDNVEQCQAVLEEFTSRYARTDETHDEALFNAVPEERRRVARGIEVGQIFYFGTKYSEALGATVQTADGQSVPVHMGSHGIGVSRLLGAIIEASHDDKGIIWPEGVTPFHCGIVNLKQGDDEADAACEQLYAALTAIGLEPLYDDRKERAGGKFASMDLIGLPWRITVGPRGLKNGVVEVTSRRTGESEEMSPEDAVKKIAAIYANHPTPRGF